One Scylla paramamosain isolate STU-SP2022 chromosome 5, ASM3559412v1, whole genome shotgun sequence genomic region harbors:
- the LOC135100363 gene encoding muscle M-line assembly protein unc-89-like has protein sequence MSGDEGEKRNSNDKTKRKKKPSTPTSSAEKEEDTKQNTTGNKKEGSTMKNKSRDEKEERNSKKDITESKTKGSTPKSGEEKREPLKQDTPESKKKDRTLQGNSRKWKEEDTEHDIVDSKQEGSNLKSKSNGEEEKIASKQGGAENEKRHSKLKNNSDDEEEEDTPQQDVKKRSKSHGISSAKSPALEEEVQTRSAGNKRTNSPKPTTLTDTTTDVPSSPSIQPTVAETAAGKSASPPKPMTPTDTAADMPESSPTQRAPTDTAAVTPTSTPQSIIEQRMLTHPKGTSINADDNDVATDKTMNDMPMNITPAKNTEEGESLNKPTSIAATDMPANTTGDAEEAVSLDLPPAMIFGRSGRPNSCSKSETTTQTPTVQEAEDECKPPSKEKHEAKANPERGTKEGTCEKETVPESCCGSTATKCCLETDQAVHVAYRKTLSSLEDRLKRLEEQTKSIYDRLFAVDCSDLAPLKNESEPQTFYLEQGGKRPVRVLCEMETEGGGWTVVQRRDPHFTPIDFQRGWHDYKVGFGTPETEYWVGLQNLYAWTNSRQYEMRVEITDYDGNAAYAHYRRFYVEGEDQDFRLHVSGYRGTAGDALTNRNTADSFTADGMKFSTFDRDNDLANDTNCALLWKSGGWWYNCCSWSNLNGPHWRDADGSGIGINWHTWRNKEYLHTSTMMIRPSAFL, from the coding sequence ATGTCTGGtgacgagggagagaagagaaattctaacgacaaaacaaaaaggaaaaagaaacccAGCACGCCCACGTCTAGCgccgagaaagaggaagacactaagcaaaacacaacagggaataaaaaggaaggtagCACAATGAAGAATAAGTCTagagacgagaaagaggaacgCAATTCAAAGAAGGACATAACAGAGAGCAAAACGAAAGGCAGTACACCGAAGAGTGGTGAGGAAAAGCGAGAACCTTTAAAGCAGGACACACCAGAgagcaaaaagaaagacaggacacTGCAAGGCAACTCTAGGaagtggaaagaggaagacactGAGCATGATATAGTAGACAGCAAACAAGAAGGAAGCAACTTGAAGAGCAAGTCTaatggtgaggaagagaaaattgcTTCTAAGCAGGGTGGTGCAGAAAACGAAAAGAGACACAGCAAACTGAAGAATAACTCcgatgacgaggaagaggaagacactcCTCAGCAGGATGTAAAAAAGCGCAGTAAGTCACACGGAATATCATCAGCGAAAAGTCCTGCCTTGGAAGAAGAGGTACAGACACGTTCCGCAGGCAACAAACGAACAAACTCACCGAAACCAACAACACTTACAGATACTACAACCGACGTGCCATCAAGCCCTTCCATACAACCCACAGTGGCAGAAACCGCAGCCGGTAAGTCAGCAAGTCCTCCCAAACCAATGACACCGACAGATACCGCAGCCGACATGCCGGAAAGCTCTCCCACACAACGCGCACCGACAGATACCGCAGCCGTCACGCCGACAAGCACTCCTCAGTCGATTATAGAACAGAGAATGCTCACCCACCCAAAGGGCACGTCGATAAACGCTGACGATAACGACGTGGCGACAGACAAAACCATGAACGACATGCCGATGAATATCACACCGGCAAAAAACACCGAGGAAGGCGAGTCGCTAAACAAACCGACATCCATTGCCGCGACAGACATGCCAGCAAACACTACCGGGGACGCCGAGGAAGCCGTGTCGCTGGACTTACCCCCTGCCATGATCTTCGGCAGGAGCGGACGGCCGAATTCATGTTCTAAGTCAGAGACAACGACACAGACACCCACTGTCCAGGAGGCTGAAGATGAGTGCAAGCCGCCATCAAAGGAAAAGCATGAAGCGAAGGCAAATCCTGAGCGTGGCACGAAGGAAGGAACATGTGAAAAAGAAACTGTTCCTGAGAGCTGTTGTGGAAGCACCGCTACTAAGTGTTGCCTAGAGACAGACCAAGCAGTCCACGTGGCGTACAGGAAGACACTCTCATCCCTGGAAGATCGATTAAAGAGACTTGAAGAACAAACGAAATCCATATACGATAGGTTGTTTGCGGTAGATTGCTCGGATTTGGCACCTTTAAAAAATGAGTCCGAGCCACAGACGTTTTACTTGGAACAAGGGGGGAAGAGGCCAGTCCGCGTGCTGTGCGAGATGGAGACGGAGGGCGGCGGCTGGACGGTGGTGCAGCGACGTGATCCTCATTTCACACCTATTGACTTTCAGCGTGGCTGGCACGACTACAAGGTAGGCTTCGGCACGCCCGAAACAGAATACTGGGTTGGGCTGCAGAATTTATACGCTTGGACTAACTCCAGGCAGTACGAGATGCGGGTTGAGATTACAGACTATGATGGCAATGCCGCTTATGCCCACTACAGACGCTTCTACGTGGAAGGCGAGGATCAGGATTTTCGGCTGCACGTCTCAGGCTACCGTGGTACGGCAGGAGACGCCTTGACGAACAGAAACACAGCTGACAGCTTCACGGCCGATGGTATGAAGTTCAGTACTTTCGACAGGGACAACGACCTGGCAAATGATACGAACTGTGCCCTGCTGTGGAAGAGCGGCGGTTGGTGGTACAACTGCTGCTCATGGTCCAACCTGAACGGACCCCACTGGCGGGACGCGGACGGCAGTGGCATTGGTATCAACTGGCACACCTGGCGCAACAAGGAGTACCTGCACACCTCCACCATGATGATCAGGCCGTCAGCATTTCTTTAA